TCGTTTATTGATGATAGTATTAAAAGTTTAGATTTAACTCGAGttaaattatatgatattaaagctacaatatttatatgtaaattgATTCAATGAAACAGCTTCATGCTAATTTTGAGTTAAACAATACATCAAATGACTACCTATAACGAGAGCTATTTGTTTTTATACacaaatcatcaacaaaaatatcaaaattccgACAATTGACATTGACCTAACCCATTCTTTGTTTCATAAACTCCTTATCATGTTTGTTAggaatatttaaactaatatacaatttaattttaaacttaagaCAACTTTAGGGATCTATTTGCCCTATATATCTTATAATTGACTCTTATTATTAACCTTTTAGACCTGGACCATGGACAAAGTGTGGACGGACATCTTTGCACCATTAGTGTTTGccatttataaagaaattattaactTCAATTATTTACTACCATTCTTTAATAAGACCTATATCTTACCAATTGTAATGGCCAATTTAAATGGAATATATTGTCATTTAAGTTTCCAATTTgggttctttcatttctatttctaatttattatacatgagttttgtcttaattttttacactattaatataattttttagaaatttgtcaaaaaattattagatataatattattttaagacatatctagaaaaaaaatatttgttatgtttttctcaaaaataacaatattatattttgtgatataaaaaatattttagataatgaTCTAGATATATATCATTTATGATTTACCAAATAAACCAacaaataatactaaaaaagatatatcataaataattgtttataaaatatatacagataaaataataaaaaaccacttctaatttaatttttaattttgacattttttttagatgaaatcattatatatatatatatatatatatatattatttttctttaatatgtGAAAATTCAAACTCgataaaatattactttatatttgtcgatttgtttatttttttaaaataatgaccttgatttttgtttgattttgtgcTTTATTTATTCaccataaatattatattctatatataataatcaaaatagtttcttaaattacattttatttttataaacatcataaaaaatatattcatttttggATATTATGGATCAAACTATATTATAACAATGACCAAATTATTGTCCAGTTTGTTATTAGtctaaacatttaaattttttaatctcAATTTTTACTTTTCCCAACAAACAAAAAGATAATCTTGTTTGTACATAATTGAATTATATGCTAGTCAATTAGAgactttattttaatacaaagatattgatatatctatttatttatttgacaaaTAACAAAATCCATATgatccaaatttaaattaaaacgtTCTTATTAAGAAACGAAATAGATCAACCAACTTTCCTAAAAATATCatcgaaaatatttaaaaatgaaacagTAAAATTTGTGTTATTCTGTAATGATCATACAAATCTCAAAACAATCAAATGATTAAGATCTAAATTAGATTggtatttttttcaaaagaagaTTAACAACATCATAATCAGATCATGATTCACATATAACAACACAGTTTGAATTCAAGTTATTCAACAAAGAACAATTCATAGAAAGTATTTGTAATTTGTTCAAATCAGACTATACTCCTAGCAAACAGATTACATTGATTGTTCTTGTTCAAATCGGCCTAAGTACACCAGCACCAGAACCAGAACAAGAAGAAtaagatgaagatgaaaagaaAACCTAATTTCACATATCAATTACGGCGTACCTATAATGTCACCATGAATCCTTATTCATCATCCACAAAAGCATAATTCGACAGCGAACTTACTTTAGGTGACCTAACTGGAAGTTCTGACATTACATTTCCATTACAATCATAATAGATAACACCAGGAAAATCCAACGGTTGACACTTATCTCCCATCAATATAGTCCTACGCCACAATCCGCCGTCGATTCCAACCTCATGATCTAATTCATCGGAATCACTACCGTTTCTAgatctcttcttcattttcattcgAAATTGAATCGACTTTTTATTGATCGAAGCTAATATGATCTTCGATCTAGACAGAGCAGATGCAGAGATAATCACTCGTTCGGATTGAAACTTCCTCGTCGCTCTGCTCAACTGCTTTTTGGCTTTCCTTGTACATATTGAGAATAGATTAGTCAGAGAATCACCTATTCCGGCGATAATCTGCTTTGAAGTGACGTAAATGTTCGCCGGAGGTTGAGGAGTCGTCGGACGGACCATTGCTTTGAATATTCTTTCTTTTTGAGCTTTGTTATTTTGTTGTTATAGAGACGGGAAAAACGGTTATTTATAACGAAAATCTGAACCGGTACAGTTTAACAACCGGTTCGATATAagtaaatctttttattttatattgaaatgtTTAAGACcacatattgaaaaaaatagttgaactggctttcattttttttaataaataaattaaaatatattgtttctttATAAACTGAAAATTTCCAAACTAGAGTCAATAATATTaggtgttttattttaaataaattattaaatattaagaatattttaattaattaattttttccttACCATTAGGGcagatttggtttgaattattgaaacaacaaAACATAGTCTCATTTTTTCTCATTCATCACAACACTCCGTTAACTAATCAATATACTAAAATAgtctatatttaaaattattacttttattttattattatatattaatttcatttaaaaaattttattaaaaaaatatcatttctttagaattattaataattattattttttaaataactggattttttaaaaattcattcccaacccaaaaataaaaatattaagaaaaactaGTCTAATACACAATAGTGATTACCCTGCTTTTGATGGGAATCAAACccctaattgattttttttttagattggcCACTCTGGTGGGGTTCAATCCGAATAAGACCTAActtaaagaatatttaaaattatccaaGATTAAACTAGGCCTTAGTAATTTTATACctctgttttttctttctttattatataaatattaaataaaaatatggattACAATAAGATTACTATGAACCTAagtgttttattaaattacttaCTTGATTAGAATTATCAAGTAATTAAGTCTTTTATTAGATTAAGATATAGATAATACTTAGCTATTCTACAAGAGGATTATAATAaacattttctcttttttcttattATCTAGTTAATAagtttcatttatatatatatatatatataattaattaattaattaattaattaattaattaattaattaattaattaattaattaattaattaattaacgaaccaatgaataagataaatacaaaatatattgttaacttgttagaaaaacaaatatttttactctttttggactatttaaaatacattcatataaattccccaaaagaaaatatattcatatgtttttaaatattattttagctGTTAGGTTTGGTTAGGTGTAAAAACGCTGAACAaggaattataataaattattgtattttgatGGAGTGTTAATGTACACCACTAATAATCTATTATCCCTATTTATTTAGTGTCTAAAATAtgacacatttttttatcttctttttctttatatgGATAGAATCATATTTTTgtaactaataattaataaaatttgcaTAAAAATTAATAGGAAGGTTTAGAGTTACCTAATTTTTACATGATCATATCTTAATGAAAAATaatcacttttaaaaaaaaaattaacaaaagagGTAAGATACAATTATCTatatttttgtcaatttatATGTGTGtgaactcattttatttttttatatatattgaatttagtaaattgaaaacaaataaaattaatgaattagtTAACAAGTAGTGACAATAACACATACACAATGAATTGTTCAATTTTTCATTTGacatttgaacttttatttgtCGGATATTCATTTGACATTTGGATTATTTATGTGTCGAATATTCATTTCACAATTAGATTCTTTATATGTCGAATATTCATTTGATATTTGAATTCTTTATTTGTCGtatattaataatgtaaatagatatttaacaATTATTGCTTTTATCATTCCTATGTTCATGATAGAGTTAGAAAATATACATGTTGTACTCTATTCATATTCggttaaaattatttgtgaTTAATCTCACATAACCTTacatctattttttattttttattttcaataattatattaaaatattgtcagtatattttttaaatattaaatatttatacctttaataattttagataaataattttataataacttatactaaatttatttgaaaataaaaattcataaaataataaactccAATAGAATTGagattacttataaatataaataagtgaGAGATGTTTGAAAGAATTTGGactttttgagttattttaataatataaataaaattaaatatcattttatttctcTCATATTCAtcaaattactttatttattaatataataatattaaaatatcacttattttaaattattttttttatttatatatatatatatatatatatatatataaatatgaataatcttaaaaaaaccctctcaaaattattaataataattatttttttttctttaaattattcaaataatatccATTCTAACAAATTCTTAAAAGCTTTTTAATGAgtaagaataaattattaaaaaaataataatagacaaacctcttatttatttatttttatatacatataacaaataaatttattattgggTTGTCCTCAAATTATATTAGAGTTATTCAAACAAATTcatctatttatctttttaattaagttgatttgagttatgaaaactataaaataagCTTTTTTGATAATTATAACTTGACTTGTAActttccattagaattttttgAAACAACTTGGTTTGATTTGATGGGTAAAATCATTAATCATATTTGCATACTTCGGGTtctaaacaataataaaaaaaataatatcataaatatatttatttaaacaataataaaaaaaataatatcataaatatatttattttttatattttataagaattttaatttttaacagtattcaattttaatatatattatactataaatactattaaaaatatagttttatccCCATGAGATTCATCAAAACTTTATCCCCATGAGATTCATCAAAACTGAACGTCTAGATTTGTCttcatacataattaattaatagaaattaaaaaaaaaagaaaaagttataacaattatttttataataaaataattaattttgatcaaatttaaaattttgaggtCCAATTTACAATATATTCAAA
This is a stretch of genomic DNA from Impatiens glandulifera chromosome 4, dImpGla2.1, whole genome shotgun sequence. It encodes these proteins:
- the LOC124933475 gene encoding uncharacterized protein LOC124933475 yields the protein MVRPTTPQPPANIYVTSKQIIAGIGDSLTNLFSICTRKAKKQLSRATRKFQSERVIISASALSRSKIILASINKKSIQFRMKMKKRSRNGSDSDELDHEVGIDGGLWRRTILMGDKCQPLDFPGVIYYDCNGNVMSELPVRSPKVSSLSNYAFVDDE